In a genomic window of Phacochoerus africanus isolate WHEZ1 chromosome 6, ROS_Pafr_v1, whole genome shotgun sequence:
- the USP21 gene encoding ubiquitin carboxyl-terminal hydrolase 21 — translation MPQASEHRLGRTREPPLNVQPRVGSKLPFAPRARSKERRNPAPGPNPMLRPLPPRPGPPEERLKKLELGRGRTSGPRPRGPLRADHGVPLPGSPPPTVALPLPSRTNLARSKSVSSGDLRPMGIALGGHRGTGELGAALSRLALRPEPPTLRRSTSLRRLGGFPGPPTLLSIRTEPPTSHGSFHVISARPSEPFYSDDKMAHHTLLLGSGHVGLRNLGNTCFLNAVLQCLSSTRPLRDFCLRRDFRQEVPGGGRAQELTEAFADVIGALWHPDSCEAVNPTRFRAVFQKYVPSFSGYSQQDAQEFLKLLMERLHLEINRRGRRAPPILASSPAPSPPRRGGALLEEPELSDDDRANLMWKRYLEREDSKIVDLFVGQLKSCLKCQACGYRSTTFEVFCDLSLPIPKKGFAGGKVSLRDCFSLFTKEEELESENAPVCDRCRQKTRSTKKLTVQRFPRILVLHLNRFSASRGSIKKSSVGVDFPLQRLSLGDFASDKAGSPIYQLYALCNHSGSVHYGHYTALCRCQTGWHVYNDSRVSPVSENQVASSEGYVLFYQLMQEPPRCL, via the exons ATGCCCCAGGCTTCTGAGCACCGCCTGGGACGGACCCGAGAGCCACCTCTTAATGTCCAGCCCcgagtgggatccaagctaccaTTTGCTCCCAGGGCCCGAAGCAAGGAGCGCCGAAACCCAGCCCCTGGGCCGAATCCCATGTTAAGacctctgcctcccaggccagGTCCCCCTGAGGAACGTCTCAAGAAACTGGAGCTGGGACGGGGACGAACCTCAGGCCCTCGTCCCAGAGGCCCACTTCGGGcagatcatggagttcccttgccTGGCTCACCACCCCCAACTGTGGCTCTGCCTCTCCCATCCAGGACCAACCTAGCCCGTTCCAAGTCTGTGAGCAGTGGGGACTTGCGTCCAATGGGGATTGCCTTGGGAGGGCACCGTGGCACCGGAGAGCTAGGGGCTGCACTGAGCCGCTTGGCTCTCCGGCCTGAGCCACCCACTTTGAGACGCAGCACCTCTCTCCGCCGCCTCGGGGGCTTTCCTGGGCCACCCACCTTGCTCAGCATACGGACAGAGCCCCCTACTTCCCATGGTTCCTTCCACGTGATATCTGCCCGGCCCTCTGAGCCATTCTACTCCGATGACAAGATG GCTCATCACACGTTGCTTCTGGGCTCTGGTCATGTTGGTCTCCGAAATCTGGGGAACACG TGCTTCCTGAATGCTGTGCTACAGTGTTTGAGCAGCACTCGGCCTCTTCGGGACTTCTGTCTGCGAAGGGACTTCCGGCAAGAGGTTCCTGGAGGGGGCCGAGCCCAAGAGCTTACTGAAG cctttgcagatgtgattggTGCCCTGTGGCACCCTGACTCCTGTGAAGCTGTGAATCCTACTCGATTCCGAGCTGTCTTCCAGAAATACGTTCCCTCCTTCTCTGGATACAG CCAGCAGGATGCCCAAGAGTTTCTGAAGCTCCTCATGGAGCGGCTACACCTAGAAATCAACCGACGAGGCCGCCGGGCTCCACCAATCCTGGCCAGTAGtccagctccctccccaccccgccgaGGAGGGGCGCTGCTGGAAGAACCTGAGTTAAG TGATGATGACCGAGCCAACCTAATGTGGAAGCGTTACCTGGAGCGAGAGGACAGCAAGATTGTGG ACCTGTTTGTGGGCCAGTTGAAAAGTTGTCTCAAGTGCCAGGCCTGTGGGTATCGCTCCACGACCTTCGAGGTTTTTTGTGACCTGTCCCTGCCCATCCCCAAG AAAGGATTTGCTGGGGGCAAGGTGTCTCTGCGGGATTGTTTCAGCCTTTTCACCAAGGAAGAAGAGCTAGAATCGGAGAATGCCCca GTGTGTGACCGATGTCGGCAGAAAACACGAAGTACTAAAAAGTTGACAGTACAAAGATTCCCCCGAATCCTCGTGCTCC ATCTTAATCGATTTTCTGCCTCCCGAGGCTCCATTAAGAAAAGTTCAGTAGGTGTAGACTTCCCACTGCAGCGACTGAGCCTAGGGGACTTTGCCAGTGACAAAGCCG GAAGCCCCATATATCAGCTGTATGCCCTTTGCAACCACTCGGGCAGCGTCCACTATGGCCACTACACAGCCCTGTGCCGGTGCCAGACTGGTTGGCATGTCTACAATGACTCTCG TGTCTCCCCTGTCAGTGAAAACCAGGTGGCATCCAGTGAGGGCTACGTGCTGTTCTACCAACTGATGCAGGAGCCACCCCGGTGCCTGTGA
- the UFC1 gene encoding ubiquitin-fold modifier-conjugating enzyme 1: MADEATRRVVSEIPVLKTNAGPRDRELWVQRLKEEYQSLIRYVENNKNADNDWFRLESNKEGTRWFGKCWYIHDLLKYEFDIEFDIPITYPTTAPEIAVPELDGKTAKMYRGGKICLTDHFKPLWARNVPKFGLAHLMALGLGPWLAVEIPDLIQKGVIQHKEKCNQ, translated from the exons ATGGCGGACGAGGCCACCCGGCGTGTGGTCTCTGAGATCCCGGTGCTGAAGACCAACGCCGGACCTCGAGATCGGGAGTTGTGGGTGCAGAGACTCAAGGAGGAATATCAGTCTCTAATCCGG TATGTGGAGAACAACAAGAACGCGGACAATGATTGGTTCCGACTGGAGTCCAACAAGGAAGGGACTCG GTGGTTTGGAAAATGCTGGTATATCCATGACCTCCTCAAATATGAGTTTGACATCGAGTTTGAC ATTCCCATTACATACCCCACTACTGCTCCAGAAATTGCAGTCCCTGAACTAGATGGAAAAACAGCAAAGATGTACAG GGGTGGCAAAATATGCCTAACGGATCACTTTAAGCCTTTGTGGGCCAGGAACGTGCCTAAGTTTGGACTGGCTCATCTCATGGCTCTGGGG CTGGGCCCATGGCTGGCAGTGGAAATCCCTGATCTGATTCAGAAGGGAGTGATACAGCATAAAGAGAAATGCAACCAATGA